One window of the Perca fluviatilis chromosome 5, GENO_Pfluv_1.0, whole genome shotgun sequence genome contains the following:
- the nol9 gene encoding polynucleotide 5'-hydroxyl-kinase NOL9 has translation MKVKPAQVKGHAKSQKWKDVRGKRSRPPISSSELNSSPVVARMAKEHQASVKKQPTVKRLKSKAKPVSDSKKNTHQPAFKKSPTQANGSSAFTMDNGSNDSVDWKEYSQSINGNGLETSGDKQDVSPSRLEGEALHYCAERDDRQNHAVLVMEKDQTLCFRGKCFLTCLYGRVEVMGFTIEEGQQSYPLFSPASHCPLTIRAQESSDHSRDDRSEAAPILRKYLSAASRKKLLKRITSNSSIILLEPMETPLTRFLSSFTDRSELFSPPVSELMSAVLDTPLNGLGVIPLARGVDGLKMSSTYRDALNMVVSACRGDMDGCAVILVCGTKNVGKSTFIRSLINTLLNHTTGVDYLEGDLGQTEFTPAGCLSLSTVREPLLGPPFTHQCTPEHMIYYGHSSCEADLERYLESLKSLWRRRSPSRETPVIINTMGWVKGFGFQVLVDMIRFFPVSHVVQLGHSGITQCPALTPEFLRTAHGCQTHPPAQTALDELTESHSPPRSYTHLIVQSEFQGVGRQGTAKHQRTNEHRELSLLAYLSQLQSPDPGPIRPLNSLTPYQVPHTAVSLGVIHCEVVPNHMFYAANASLVGLCCLGEKVTSRGGPVLLSQAPICPCVGFGVLRGIDMARGLYFLLTPVDPTILRKVNCLLLGAISLPSCILTSQPGFEGEMPYVTTDYSFDLTGAGKLRVFKGLMRPSQMGMQ, from the exons ATGAAGGTGAAACCCGCACAGGTTAAGGGCCACGCTAAATCTCAGAAATGGAAGGACGTGAGGGGCAAACGGTCCCGGCCTCCCATCAGTTCCTCAGAGCTCAACTCCAGTCCTGTCGTGGCCAGGATGGCGAAGGAGCACCAGGCGTCTGTGAAGAAACAGCCCACCGTCAAGAGGTTGAAGAGTAAGGCAAAGCCTGTCTCCGACTCCAAGAAAAACACCCATCAGCCTGCATTTAAGAAATCTCCCACTCAGGCTAATGGAAGTTCAGCGTTTACAATGGACAACGGTTCAAATGACTCGGTGGACTGGAAGGAGTATTCCCAGTCCATTAATGGGAATGGTTTGGAGACCTCAGGGGACAAGCAAGATGTAAGCCCAAGTAGACTGGAGGGAGAGGCTCTCCATTACTGCGCAGAGAGAGATGATCGACAAAACCATGCAGTACTTGTCATGGAGAAGGATCAG ACCCTGTGTTTCCGTGGGAAGTGCTTCTTGACCTGTCTGTATGGTCGGGTGGAAGTGATGGGGTTCACTATTGAAGAGGGCCAGCAGTCCTATCCACTCTTCTCCCCAGCCTCACATTGTCCACTGACCATTAGAGCCCAGGAAAGCTCTGATCACTCGAGAGATGACCGATCGGAGGCTGCGCCCATCCTCCGCAAGTACCTGTCAGCAG CATCGCGGAAAAAGTTGCTAAAACGGATTACGTCAAACTCCTCCATCATCCTACTGGAGCCCATGGAGACGCCGCTGACGCGGTTTCTGTCGAGCTTCACAGATCGCAGTGAATTGTTCAGCCCCCCGGTG AGTGAACTGATGTCAGCTGTTCTTGACACTCCCCTCAATGGTTTGGGTGTGATTCCCCTGGCCAGAGGCGTCGACGGCCTGAAGATGTCAAGCACCTACAGAGATGCTCTTAACATGGTCGTCAGCGCCTGTAGAG GGGACATGGATGGCTGTGCAGTTATCCTTGTATGTGGTACCAAGAATGTGGGCAAGTCGACGTTCATCCGCAGCCTCATCAATACCTTACTAAATCA cactACTGGTGTAGATTATTTGGAAGGGGATCTCGGTCAAACAGAGTTCACTCCCGCTGGTTGCCTTTCTTTGTCGACTGTCAGAGAACCACTTCTGG GTCCTCCTTTCACACATCAGTGCACACCAGAGCACATGATCTACTACGGTCATTCGTCGTGCGAGGCGGACTTAGAACGCTACCTGGAGTCCCTTAAATCCTTGTGGCGTAGACGCTCCCCGAGCCGAGAGACTCCCGTCATTATCAACACCATGGGCTGGGTCAAAG GTTTTGGATTCCAGGTGCTGGTGGACATGATCCGCTTCTTCCCGGTCTCGCACGTGGTCCAGCTCGGTCACAGCGGCATCACCCAGTGTCCCGCCCTCACGCCGGAGTTTCTGAGGACGGCACACGGCTGCCAGACGCACCCGCCTGCCCAGACCGCTCTGGACGAGCTCACGGAGAGCCACAGCCCCCCCCGGAGTTACACTCACCTTATTGTACAATCGGAGTTTCAAGGAGTGGGACGCCAAGGAACAGC GAAACACCAGCGCACCAATGAGCACCGAGAGCTGTCATTGCTGGCTTACCTGAGTCAGCTGCAGTCTCCGGACCCCGGGCCAATCAGACCACTGAACAGCCTCACCCCCTACCAG GTGCCCCACACAGCAGTATCTTTAGGTGTGATCCATTGCGAGGTAGTGCCCAACCACATGTTTTATGCTGCCAATGCCAGTCTGGTGGGACTATGCTGCCTGGGAGAGAAAGTGACAAGCAGGGGGGGCCCAGTCCTGCTGTCGCAGGCTCCCATCTGCCCATGTGTGGGCTTCG GTGTGCTTCGAGGCATCGACATGGCGCGTGGCCTGTACTTTTTGCTGACCCCTGTAGATCCCACCATCCTCCGTAAGGTCAACTGTCTCCTCTTGGGAGCGATATCGCTGCCTTCCTGCATCCTCACATCACAG CCGGGCTTTGAAGGAGAGATGCCCTATGTCACTACAGACTACAGTTTTGATCTCACTGGTGCAGGAAAGCTGCGAGTCTTCAAGGGACTGATGAGACCCAGTCAAATGGGGATGCAGTGA